One Archaeoglobus neptunius genomic region harbors:
- a CDS encoding UPF0175 family protein: MGLKIEIPVEIAKSIKLPESEVEERIRRELAVRLYEKGLLGFGKARELAGMTKWEFHELLAKEKVVRRYDLEELEKDEKVVRELIEGSC, translated from the coding sequence ATGGGATTGAAGATAGAGATACCTGTTGAAATAGCGAAATCAATAAAGCTACCAGAAAGCGAGGTGGAAGAGAGAATAAGAAGGGAGCTGGCAGTAAGGTTATACGAGAAGGGTTTACTTGGATTTGGAAAAGCGAGAGAGCTTGCAGGAATGACAAAATGGGAATTCCACGAGCTGCTGGCAAAGGAGAAGGTTGTGAGGAGATACGATCTTGAAGAACTTGAGAAGGATGAAAAGGTCGTGAGGGAGCTGATTGAAGGTAGTTGCTGA
- a CDS encoding UPF0175 family protein, whose protein sequence is MNLAIKEGIKELRLRKAIELYVTGKKSMKQAARIAGVSLAEWFEIARERGLLVQINPEEIEEGLNVLSD, encoded by the coding sequence TTGAATCTTGCAATAAAAGAGGGAATTAAAGAGCTCAGATTACGGAAAGCCATCGAGCTATATGTAACTGGAAAGAAGAGCATGAAACAGGCTGCAAGAATTGCAGGGGTTAGTTTGGCTGAGTGGTTCGAGATTGCCAGAGAGAGAGGACTCCTCGTTCAGATAAATCCGGAGGAGATAGAAGAGGGGTTGAATGTATTGAGTGATTGA